cacgcaatcgtttagtagtggtttctttgcagcaatttgaccataaaggcctgattcacgcagtctcctctgaacagttgatgttgagactgttaagcatttatttggKcttcctttcctgtggtggtcctcatgagagccaatttcatcatagcgcttgatgatttttgcaactgcacttgaagaaactttaaaagttcttgacattttccgtattggctgaccttcatgtcttaaagtaatgatggactgtcgtttctctttgcttatttgagctgttcttgccataatatagacttggtcttttaccaaataggtctatcttctgtataccacccttaccttgtcacaacacaactgattggctcaaacgcattaagaaggggaaaaaatccacaaattaacttttaacaaggcacacctgttaattgaaatgcattccaggcaactacctcatgaagctggttgagagaatgccaagagtgtgcaaagctgtcatccaggcaaagggtggctactttgaagaatctcaaatataaaatacacttttttggttactacatgattccgtgtgtgttatttcatagttttgatgtcttcactattattctacaatgtagaaaattgtcaaaataaagaaaaaccctgcaatgagtaggtgtgtccaaacttttgactggtactgtatatgaaaatcatatcaaatcgCATCTATTTTTACACAAAACATCCCTTCTGTCTCTGCAGGCAACGGTGTGGTCATTCATCTGCCAGGCTTGTTAGAAGAAGcggaaaaaaatgaaaagaaaggtTGGGAGATTCAGGTGTCAATGTTAAGTGGAGTAATTAGCCTATAGTTTGTCTTAGATTGTTCACATTGATCATCTCTTTAGAAAGGAACAGCAGTCAGCAGATGAGAGGACAGAGTGATTTTGCCTAACTGTTTTATGTTTCCTTCCCACAGGCCTTAAAGACTGGGAGAAGAGACTGATCATCTCAGACAGGGCCCACATTGGTAACTAACTGTCTCATGGGAAAACAGCTGCATTTAAAAGAGAGGGCAAAGGACATGTAGTTCAGATAGCACTTTAATCAGACGAACAAGCACAGTAACGGATGTGATTATTGCTGATTGTTCGCAAATCAATTGCTAATTGATGTATATGTTTGTACTTCATGTCGTTGGTGTTGTGMCAGCAGTTTGTCAACAGTTGTTGCAGATAATTATAGAACATGGAGATACATTTATCCCATAGTCTCTCATGTTGCTTACATGTTCCAATGACATGTTCTGTTGTTGTGTTTATGTGTCCATGGTGTGAAATAACCTGTTTACCCTTTGGACAGTGTTTGACTTCCACCAGGCAGTCGACGGGCTCCAGGAGGTACAGAGACAAGCACAGGACGGGAAAAAGTAAGAACAGTAAATTACACCTTCTTCTGCAGGGCTCAAACAACACTACTAAAGCCTGCAGCTGTAATGCATTGAGATTCATTCATtatgccagtggtggaaaaagtacccaattgcatTACTTGAGtaaagttaagataccttaacagaaaatgactaaagtaaaagtgagtcagccaataaaatactacttgagtaaaagtctaaaagtatttggttttgaatatacagtacgtaagtatcaaaagtaaatgtaattgctgaacTATACTTACtgtaggtatcaaaagtaaaagtataaatcatttaaaattccttatattaagcaattattatatattttttttaatttacgtatatccaggggaacactccaacactcaggcataatttacaaacgaaacatttgtgtttagtgaatccgccagatcagagacagtagggatgagcagggatgttctcttgagaagtgCTTGAATTGGACCAATTTTCTATACTGCTAAGCATGaacaatgtaatgagtacttttgggtgtcagggaaaatgtatgaagtaaaaagtacattattttctttagaaatgtagtgcagtaaaagttgtcaaaaatataaatagtaaagtaaagtgcagataccccagaaaataaacataattaGTACTTACATGACACCATTGAataatgcattgtaagacttgTCATGATTTATGATTCATTACAAAGGCATACAATGCTTGTAATGTCTTATTAAGCATTACCTGCAGactttaagtaaagtgttaccagatTAAGTGTTTTATTAGCATTCCTGTAGTGTTGAAATAATTCTAGTGTTATAATTCAACATTTACTTCATACAGTATTGGAACCACAAAGAAAGGCATCGGACCGACATACTCAAGCAAAGCGTCACGTACAGGGCTGCGTATCTGTGACCTCCTAGATGATTTCAAAGAGTTTTCTACAAGGTAAGGTTATGGGGAGTACCAGTTGGCATTTGGCTCTCTGGACAATAGGAACATTTATTAGGAAAATAACAGTATATTCATGTTCTTCTGATGGTGGCTTGGTCCTAGATTCAAGAATCTTGCTCAGCAGTACCAGGCCATGTTCCCCACACTGGTGGTAGATGTTGAAGGTCAGCTGAAGAAATTAAAGGTGAGTTTCATGAGGTGCGCTTTTttacgtgtttgtttgtgtacacTATGTGTTGACATGGCGATGGGGTAAACAACCCCCCTCAGCTAGTAGAAAAAGTCTGTCTGAATTGGGCATACTCCTAactcatcataatcatcatcaccaCATCATGGGGTGATGTCTAAATTTAGCATCGGAGAAGCAGATGACAATTACAGTAGCTCTGCTCTCATGATCCATCGATCCATACAGTAGGAACAAATCTCACCTATGCACCCTGTCTAACCTTTTAGGAGTATGCTGAGCGGATAAGACCCATGGTGCGAGACGGTGTCTATTTCATGTACGACGCTATTAATGGACCCCCTAAGAAGATTCTGGTGGAGGGCGCGAACGCTGCCCTGCTTGACATTGACTTTGGTAAGGAAATACTATACTCCCCTATGGCTGACCGTACGAGGCGGGTATAGACGCATGAATATGAGTAAGCACTGTTGGCCCGAGAATCATGGTATGTACATAGGGATGGTATGTATCCTTAGAGTAGGTTTGTGTTTGGGTCTACACAGTCCTTGTTTACACCTGTTGACACCACATATAGTCATTATAATGGAATAAGGACATTTCAAAAGTAGACATTGCCCAATAGTTCTGGGTCTGGTGCATATCCAGGAGGCTATCACAAATGCATTCCTTTAAAATCTTGCGCTCGTCTCCCAGGTACATACCCATTTGTGACATCATCAAACTGCACCGTGGGTGGTGTGTGTACAGGACTGGGCATCCCCCCTCTGAACATTGGTGATGTGTACGGGGTGGTGAAGGCCTACACCACTAGGGTGGGCATCGGGGCGTTCCCCACAGAACAAGTCAATGTGAGTCGAACCCCAAACATGATACATTAAATACAAATTAGAGGAGATCTATTTTGTAGAACATGATGTTAGAATTCAACTCGAAGTAGTCAAGTCTACACAGAATAGAGTAGTTGAAGGTCTGATTGCTCAGACCAGCTTCTCTGCTGTCATCCGTCCTTACAGGAGGTTGGGGAGCTGCTGCAGACGCGGGGCCATGAGGTGGGCGTGACCACAGGGAGGAAACGACGCTGTGGTTGGCTGGATCTGGTCATCCTGCGTTACGCCAACATGATAAACGGCTTCACGGCGTGAGTTTCACTGCAGGGTTTGCCCTGCCCTACAGTTGTGCAGTCCTGTATTTTTAATAGAAAAGTTGGGCTACTTTGCCACCTAGTGGATCTTATTGGGAACTTTTAGCTTAGatgccatttttttatttaaaaaaattataattatttaacctttatttaattaggggTTGACAAGAGATTAGAGATATATGTTAAATTTGTACCGTGTTTTTTTCAATAACAGGTTTGCATTAACCAAACTTGATATCCTTGATGTGATGGATGAAATCAAAGTGGGAGTGTCTTATAAACTCAAGGGCAAAAAGATTCCCTATTTCCCAGGTAAGACTGACTGCAAGTGTACATATYCTCTTCATACATGTATACGTGGTGAATCAAACAAAGAAGATGATGTTGGCGTTATAAGATTCATTTGGAAATTGTTAACACAAAACCTTTCTCTATATTCTGTATGACCCATGTCCCCTCAGCTAACATGGACGTCCTGGAGAAAGTGGAGGTGGAGTATGAGAAACTGCCTGGCTGGAAGAGTGACACCTCAGCCTGTAGGAAGTGGGAAGATTTGccagtcaaagcccagaactACATTCGCTTTGTGGAGAACCACGTTGGTGTACCCAGTAAGTATTCTATTCCAAATGCAGGACTTACATGTTATTTTAAAATTMAATAAATCAATACGGAAACATTTTTCAATAGCTCTTAATCAACTTTTTCTCTTTCCAGTCAAATGGGTTGGAGTGGGCAAGGCCAGGGAGTCTATGATCCAGATGTTCTAGGACACAACAAGACCTttgtccttcctccttcctctctccatgaAGGTGAATTGAGGTGGTATGGCTTTATCTGCTCTGGTCAGATTTCTtctgttttgaaaatgttttttttttaaggggcAGCAGCAGCTGCACAGACCCCAACTCCTGGACTAACAAACAGGTTCAAATGAGAGTTTGTGCAACCACCATGCTCTACTATACATGGTTCAAAAAGCACAATAAAGTGAGCAAATAATAGTTATATTGATTGTGTCACAGTAGTTCTTCTCTATTGCAATTTACAAACCATGAAATTGTCTTAGGTGAGTTCAAATAGACTTGTTTATGTTCCAATTCCGTTCTTTGCACTGATACAGCATTTTCGTATTTTGTTGAatattgttttgatttgatattgcTGTCATGTCAGCTAACCTACGTTGTTTAGACTTGAATTAACATTGGCCAGTATCTGATGTCTACCATAGTACTTGCATGCTAGAACTACAGCTGATATGTAAAACTATTTTGAACAATGCAATGTGCAATGGCCAGAATTAGGTAGTTGTATGACATGTTGTGGTCAAGGTGGAAATCATGTGTCCTGATACTTGTCCATGAACTGAAGTGCAATACTGCATTTTGCTGTCCACACTATGTTGAAAAATCACAGGGATCCTGTTCTTTGCTTCTGTGACACATTTGATTATATAAAACAAATCTATTGTTGTAGCAATTAGAGCTCGGTTTCTATGGATTTTTTTGCCAGTCAAATTGATTTTTTCCCAGTAATAGTATGTCCCCCATTGACACTGTACTGTAACAGCTAAGAAAATGACACTGTTATACCCCAAAAGTTTTCTAGTGCAACACTTTTACAAGTGGAAATCTGATATGCAAATAAATCTGTTACATCACATACATTGATCTGTTGTgtattatctatgttttgtttgtctagtttgagaaacagacgcctcacaagtcctcaactggcagcgtcattaaatagtacccgcaaaacaccagtctcaacgtcaacagtgaagaggcgactccgggacgctggccttctaggcagagttcctctctccagtgtctgtgttcttttgcacatcttaatcttttctttttatttgccagtctgagatatggctttttctttgcaactctgcctagaaggccagcatcccggagttgcctcttcgctgttgacgttgagactggtgttttgcaggtactatttaatgaacctgccagttgaggacttgtgaggcgtctgtttctcaaactagacactctaatgtacttgtcctcttactcagttgtgtactggggcctcccacttctattctggttagatccagtttacgctgttctgtgaggggagtagtacacagcgttgtacgagatcttcagtttcttggcaatttctcgcatggaatagccataatttctcagaacaagaatcgactgacgagtttcagaagaaaggtctttgtttctggccattttcagcctgtaatcgaacccacaaatgctgatgctccagatactcaactagtctaaagaaggccagttttatttcttctttaatcagaacaacagttttcagctgtgctaacataattgcaaaagggttttctaatgatcaattagccttttacaattataaacttggattagctaacacaacgtgccattggaacacaggagtgatggttgctgataatgggcctctgtacgcctatgtagatattccataaaaaatcagccgtttccagctacaatagtcatttacaacattaacaatatctacactgtctTTCTGATCAATKttatgttattttaatggacMAAAAAWTWGCTTTtctatcaaaaacaaggacatttctaagtgaccccaaacttttgaacggtagtgtacatctcTGGCTCACCCCTTTGTCAAGAAAAGATAACAGTAGGCACAACTCTGGCGAATACTGGGGAATTGACATCATGTACCGCACTGGATTATTTAAATTGGCAGCGCATCTCTACAGTCTGAAGGGgttttctctttctatctctttacCTTTATCTGCACCATTCTGAGAACACAATAGGTGGACATAATACATAGGAAAATGTCATTCAAGGGACTTTCTTTCCACCTGTCAGAACCTGAAATCCCTCTATTTATTTGGCAGCGGTGTGGATAGTAACCTGCTGGTGAGTCAGTGGTGATGGGAACATTGTCTCTATTTAGTCTCATTAGAGAGGCCGGTACGACCGCACCGCCGTTCACTGCTGAAATAGTGGCAATGAGGCTCCTGTTTGGCCATTTCAGGTTATCAGATTAAAACCCTTTGAAATTAAATCACAGCCACTTGTCCCTTTTACCACACCTGGTCCCCATGACCCTCCCCCCTTCTCTGAGTGTCACCCCAGAAGGCCACCGCCACCCGCTGTCACTTCCCTGAAAATAGCCAGAGACCGTGACCCAGGGATGGGCTGTGTCATGAGAAGGTTAGGGCATATTAGATACAAGCCTGCTGGAGTTTCTCATCCGGTTAGCAGGGGGCCATTTTGTCTCTTTTACTGACATTAAATCCATAGTTGCTATGAGAAAATGTTCCTGGAACTGTGTCCCTGCAGGGGAGGAACAGGAGGCCTTTTCACCTGTTTCGCTACTTaacatctcttcctctccttgtaCATTTATATTTATGTGTTTGTGCCTTCTTTTCTGGATGTTTGTTGTTATACCTGTTGTGTTCCTCTGGTCCAGCAGGGGCCAATACTAACGTAATGTTGAAACGAGGTTATATCTTTGCTTCTGGCTTTATACTGGCTGTTGGATAACTTTTAATTGCCGATATTGAGGAGGTTGTCCAGGTTCTTTATTTCTTGTAATGTAATTTACAACATGCTAGAGTCTGGGTTTCAGCACCTCAGAGAGAAATGTACTATCTAAAATGGCTCTGATTTCAAACAAAGCCATTGAATCCCACATAGAACTTGAACAGTTGAAGCACAATACTTTTATTGAGGTGAGTTACATTGCTATTACTTTAGATTGTAGTTGCATTACTATTACATCGTTGTTGTAGATTGATACTGTAGGTGTGGCTCAATTACAATAACCTTCCCAGTAGGACCCTCACTATAAGTGGGCAACACAGCAAAGACAGATTGGGCTTGAAGAGAAAAGGTGCTGTGTGTGGCTTTCTTTCACAGACTGGCACTCAGCATTTTGCACAGTAGGGGTGTTGCTGTCTTCTGTCACACCATCTGCCTCCAATTCTGCTGTTGCTCTATCTTTCTATTCACCTCACATTCTTTCtcactcttgctttctctctttctcactctccctcttgctttctctttcttgctttctgcctcccccccctctatctcttgctttctcgctctctttctctctttgcttcATCTGGGAAAACATCCAGTCATAATAACACTCAAAGACCTGACCGATATTAGTGAAAGATAATTTGTTGCAGCTTGAGTTAAAACATACAGTAACCATACTGTGGTTTTGCCATGGAAATTCCTTTTTGAAGAGATAGTGATGTGTAAAAGTGAAAGCCGTGGTCAATTAAAGTGTTAAATGACACCTAAAACAGTTCTCGGCAGGTGTCTGTTGCCTTGGGCAATACCGTATTTCTCTTTTAGAGAAAACAAAACCTTGCAT
Above is a genomic segment from Salvelinus sp. IW2-2015 linkage group LG28, ASM291031v2, whole genome shotgun sequence containing:
- the LOC111954583 gene encoding adenylosuccinate synthetase isozyme 1 A, producing MSHKSCYTNPGTGGKRPRNDKGNKVTVVLGAQWGDEGKGKVVDLLATESDIICRCQGGNNAGHTVVVDGKEYDFHLLPSGIINSKAVSVIGNGVVIHLPGLLEEAEKNEKKGLKDWEKRLIISDRAHIVFDFHQAVDGLQEVQRQAQDGKNIGTTKKGIGPTYSSKASRTGLRICDLLDDFKEFSTRFKNLAQQYQAMFPTLVVDVEGQLKKLKEYAERIRPMVRDGVYFMYDAINGPPKKILVEGANAALLDIDFGTYPFVTSSNCTVGGVCTGLGIPPLNIGDVYGVVKAYTTRVGIGAFPTEQVNEVGELLQTRGHEVGVTTGRKRRCGWLDLVILRYANMINGFTAFALTKLDILDVMDEIKVGVSYKLKGKKIPYFPANMDVLEKVEVEYEKLPGWKSDTSACRKWEDLPVKAQNYIRFVENHVGVPIKWVGVGKARESMIQMF